A section of the Corvus moneduloides isolate bCorMon1 chromosome 29, bCorMon1.pri, whole genome shotgun sequence genome encodes:
- the SV2A gene encoding synaptic vesicle glycoprotein 2A, translating into MDESFRDRTAFIRGAKDIAKEVKKHAAKKVSRGMDRVQDEYTRRSYSRFEEEEDDEDYAPQDGYYRGGEGANEEEGVSSDATEGHDEEDEIYEGEYQGIPRQESLKGGERLGAAAAAGAFDDSEGQRRKDREELAQQYELILQECGHGRFQWTLYFVLGLALMADGVEVFVVGFVLPSAEKDMCLSDSNKGMLGLIVYLGMMVGAFVWGGLADRLGRRQCLLISLSVNSVFAFFSSFVQGYGTFLFCRLLSGVGIGGSIPIVFSYFSEFLAQEKRGEHLSWLCMFWMIGGIYASAMAWAIIPHYGWSFQMGSAYQFHSWRVFVLVCAFPSVFAIGALTTMPESPRFYLENGKHDEAWMVLKQVHDTNMRAKGHPERVFSVTHIKTIKREDELIEIQSDTGTWYRRWLVRCLNLSQQVWSNFQQCFVPEYRRVTLMMMAVWFTMSFSYYGLTVWFPDMIKHLQSIEYASRTKLFTREKVRHFTFNFTLENQVHRGGEYFNDKFIGLKMKSVTFEDSLFEECYFEDITSSNTFFKNCTFISTVFYNTDLFEYKFINSRVVNSTFLHNKEGCQLDFSDDNNAYMIYFVSFLGTLAVLPGNIVSALLMDKIGRLRMLAGSSVMSCVSCFFLSFGNSESAMIALLCLFGGVSIASWNALDVLTVELYPSDKRTTAFGFLNALCKLAAVLGISIFTSFVGITKAVPILLASAALALGSSLALKLPETRGQVLQ; encoded by the exons ATGGACGAGTCGTTCCGGGACCGGACCGCGTTCATCCGCGGCGCCAAGGACATTGCCAAGGAGGTGAAGAAGCACGCGGCCAAGAAGGTGAGCCGGGGCATGGACCGAGTGCAGGACGAGTACACCCGGCGCTCCTACTCCCGCTtcgaggaggaggaggacgacgaAGACTACGCGCCCCAGGATGGCTACTACCGGGGGGGCGAGGGGGCCAACGAGGAGGAGGGGGTGTCCAGCGACGCCACTGAGGGCCACGACGAGGAGGATGAGATCTACGAGGGCGAGTACCAAGGGATCCCCCGGCAGGAGTCGCTGAAGGGGGGAGAGCGCCTGGGGGCCGCGGCGGCCGCCGGCGCCTTTGACGACAGCGAGGGGCAGCggaggaaggacagggaggagCTGGCGCAGCAGTACGAGCTCATCCTGCAGGAATGTGGCCACGGCCGCTTCCAGTGGACCCTCTACTTTGTCCTGGGCCTGGCCCTCATGGCTGACGGCGTCGAGGTCTTTGTGGTGGGCTTTGTCCTGCCCAGCGCCGAGAAGGACATGTGCCTCTCCGACTCCAACAAGGGCATGCTGG gacTCATCGTGTACCTGGGCATGATGGTGGGCGCGTTCGTGTGGGGCGGGCTGGCCGACCGGCTGGGCCGAAGGCAGTGCCTCCTCATCTCCCTCTCCGTCAACAGCGTCTTCgccttcttctcctccttcgTCCAGGGCTACGGCACCTTCCTCTTCTGCCGCCTGCTCTCGGGCGTGGG CATCGGCGGCTCCATCCCCATCGTCTTCTCCTACTTCTCGGAGTTCCTGGCACAGGAGAAGCGCGGGGAGCACCTGAGCTGGCTCTGCATGTTCTGGATGATCGGGGGCATCTACGCTTCCGCTATGGCCTGGGCCATCATCCCCCACTACG gCTGGAGCTTCCAGATGGGCTCCGCATACCAATTCCACAGCTGGAGGGTCTTTGTCCTCGTCTGCGCCTTCCCCTCGGTCTTTGCCATTGGGGCGCTCACCACAATGCCCGAGAGCCCACGCTTCTACCTTGAG AATGGGAAGCACGACGAGGCCTGGATGGTGCTGAAGCAGGTCCATGACACCAACATGAGGGCCAAGGGCCACCCCGAGAGGGTCTTCTCG GTCACCCACATCAAGACCATCAAGCGGGAGGACGAGCTCATCGAGATCCAGTCAGACACCGGGACATGGTACCGGCGCTGGCTGGTCCGATGCCTCAACCTGTCCCAACAG GTCTGGAGCAACTTCCAGCAGTGCTTCGTGCCTGAGTACCGGCGGGTGACGCTAATGATGATGGCGGTGTGGTTCACCATGTCTTTCAG CTACTACGGGCTCACCGTGTGGTTCCCGGACATGATCAAGCACCTGCAGAGCATTGAGTATGCATCGCGCACAAAGCTCTTCACGCGCGAGAAGGTTCGGCACTTCACCTTCAACTTCACCCTGGAGAACCAGGTGCACCGTGGCGGGGAGTATTTCAATGACAA GTTCATAGGGCTGAAGATGAAGTCAGTGACATTTGAGGACTCGCTCTTTGAGGAGTGCTATTTTGAGGACATCACCTCCAGCAACACATTCTTCAAGAACTGCACCTTCATCTCCACCGTCTTCTACAACACAG aTCTCTTCGAGTACAAGTTCATCAACAGCCGGGTGGTGAACAGCACGTTCCTGCACAACAAGGAGGGCTGCCAGCTGGACTTCAGTGATGACAACAATGCCTACATGATCTACTTCGTCAGCTTCCTGGGCactctggctgtgctccctgggAACATCGTCTCAGCCCTCCTCATGGACAAGATCGGCCGCCTGCGCATGCTGG CCGGCTCCAGTGTCATGTCCTGCGTCAGCTGCTTCTTCCTGTCCTTTGGGAACAGCGAGTCTGCCATGATTGCGCTACTCTGCCTCTTTGGGGGGGTCAGCATTGCCTCCTGGAACGCGCTCGATGTGCTCACCGTGGAGCTGTACCCCTCTGACAAGAG GACGACGGCGTTTGGGTTCCTGAATGCGCTGTGCAAGCTGGCGGCCGTGCTGGGCATCAGCATCTTCACGTCCTTTGTGGGCATCACCAAGGCCGTGCCCATCCTGTTGGCCTCAGCCGCGCTGGCCCTCGGCAGCTCCCTGGCCCTCAAACTGCCCGAGACACGGGGGCAGGTCCTGCAGTga
- the BOLA1 gene encoding bolA-like protein 1 produces the protein MRGPLLAAAAGAMGGAGGPLARTIRAKLTAALQPTHLEVRDDSPRHGGPPGAETHFGVLVVSGRFAGLPLLQRHRLVHEALRAELAGPLHALQVIARTPQQWQSDPRAPPAPPCLGGSKRERRRGDREEQEEAPGQQ, from the coding sequence ATGCGGGGTCCCCTTCTggcggcggctgcgggagcCATGGGGGGCGCGGGGGGTCCCCTGGCCCGCACCATTCGTGCCAAGCTGACGGCGGCCCTGCAGCCCACGCACCTGGAGGTGCGGGACGACTCCCCCCGCCACGGAGGCCCCCCCGGCGCCGAGACGCATTTCGGGGTGCTGGTGGTGAGCGGGCGCTTCGCGGggctccccctgctccagcgGCATCGCCTGGTGCATGAGGCACTGCGGGCCGAGCTGGCCGGGCCCCTGCACGCCCTGCAGGTCATCGCCCGCACCCCCCAGCAGTGGCAGAGTgacccccgcgccccccccgcgcccccttGCCTGGGGGGCTCCAAGCGGGAGCGACGccgaggggacagggaggagcaggaggaggcgCCGGGGCAGCAGTGA